Within the Plasmodium relictum strain SGS1 genome assembly, chromosome: 12 genome, the region taataatacgAACAggcatatatttttaaaaaaaaatacaagaCAGATAAAATCAAATATTACTACTATAAAAGATGTTGAAAAGAAAGAAGTGAATTTTTgtgaagaaaaatatttgaattaCAATAATTCTAAtcaaaaagagaaaaatattttcaataataaagataataataattcatataaaaaaattacatattataataatgaaataaataaattaattaatgaaagtagtaatgaaaataattacaaTTTATCAgcaaaaatagaaataaaggaaagaaaagtagaaaatgataaaaaaaaaaaagatagtaCAGAGTTTCTATTAAATACATCAGAAAGCATATTGCATGATAGCATTTctatgaataaaataaaaaaattaaatgaagaaaatgaagtaGATTATTTTGATATAACTGATGTATTAAGAGAAAGAAACATTTTTACAAAagattttcatttatttgaaaaaaaatatttttgtaaatatatatgtttaccCTCTATGTTATCTATATTAAATGTAAACATAAAATCAATTCATTTTGtattagataaaaaattgaGTATACACCTACTATTGGATATTACggtaaatagaaaaaataatagtttttttgaaataaataaaaataaagaattagatgatatgttaaaattaaaaaaaaatattatacaatGCAAATTTTGTAATTctaatattatttcatattcaaatattaattttataattccacacatatatttaaacataaataatttttttgagcATGCATTTTGTGAGGAATGCACAACATTTTCTTATGATAATTTGAAGGATAATgacaataatatattaattttttctaattatttatcatttaattttaatttaataaaaaatagcgAATTACTTGTCAAAAAGCAATCAATTGAAAATTTTAGGTATATGTTCTTTTGTAATTTTTGCTATAATTCACTAGGTTAtctagaaaatgaaaatgaaaacacTTATTCTtacacaaataaaaatatttatgataatataaaatttttattctttaattCTACTAAGGAAATGGAtagaaagaaatatataaaacttgataaattattattaaactCTCTGAAATCATATGCAAATATTGTTGAAAAAAATGGAGAGCAAATAAAAAGTACTAATGGAGAATATTATAGTGGTTTTGCAACTGAAAATGCTAATGGCTTAAAAGAAGAATTCTCAGATATTcaaacaaatataaaaaaagaaaataattttttaaataaaaatatagaggagaaaaaaaaaaaaaaaaataatatttttaattgtaatgataataaaatagaccataaattaaaaaatataaaaaaggagGATAATtactataataatttaaaaatttatttatttaaacataaaattaaagtactattaaataatgaaaacatttttcataattacactgatttattatttcttaatgAATACATGTTTAATAAAAGTGAAaagtataatatatttttattttatttaaaaaatgacaaaaaaaaaaaaatcatagaaataagaatatttataaaaaacatatacATTTCTAAAATttcagaaataaaaaaatatgaaaatttcttattttttcaaaaagcgatgaaaatattatattgtctaaggaaagaaaataaaataaaacaagcaaattatgaattaataaatgTTTCAAAGGAAATATATGAAGATATTCTTAAAATGTTGATTAATTATTCTTATAAATCtgatatttttcaaaataaattCTTTTCATATCTTCATTTAGtacaataaatatataatatggttaaaataaaaaaaaactttaattagaaaaattaatattttattaaaaataataattttcgaTTTTAAGAATTAGAATTAACTATTAAATTCCACAATTGATGTCTATAAGATACTTTACTTCTTTTTAATTCTGCTATATTATACTCTATTTGGTTTAAACTTATTCatcaataaattatatatgattttgttctaattctttttttttttttttgctgtTTTTACTTAAATTGTTTTTGAAATTTACAAATAAATCACAACtccatttaaattatataattatgaagtaaaaaaacaaaaaaataatattagtatacactatattttaaaaaaaattataattggAAAATATGcaagatatataaataaaaaaagctatatattaaatattaaaaatagaaaaaaaaacaaattttataaaaaattaaaataaaaaacatcaTGTTTGGCATCATTTGTTTGagatttgaaaaaaaaaatgtgtagcatttattttataattttttttttttttttaaagcatttgtataaaatataatgaatatttaaagtactttttatttttttacgttttttttaaaaatttttttgaaagacaataaaaatatttaaaaataataaatatgtgtagcattaattaaataattggcaaaattttcatatatatttttgatgTTAAGCATCCAATTGTAGTACCTAGTAAAAGAGATAAATAAACTATATTTGGAACTAATTGAAGatattcctttttattttttttgttgcaTACTTTGGgtagttttaaaaaaatagcatTACTAATTAATCCATTTGTAAAACCAAAAATATATgctaaagaaattaaaaaaatgagatTACTGAGAAtataatgtttatatataacaATAAGTACAAATATAGGTAGTAATGTAAatctaaaaattttaacaaatgaatatgataaaaaGGATATCTTAATAAAATAGCTGCTTAAATTGTGAACTATAAGACGAGCTGAAGAATCTCCAAATAACAATACTCCTGATAAAAGTCCCTTTGATTCTTTTTGTATATCTATACTTGTTGGGAATATAGAGGGATATATTTGATAAGTTAAAAAATTCGTAAGAAAAGCTGCAATCATATACTTCCAAATTATGTTTAAAGAGCGGAAGGATTCagctaaaatatttttgtttataaaaaGACCTTTATctctatatttttcttctaatcTTTTTGCAAAAGgcatattatatattttaaataatatcaaaaaacatataattgATAGAACAGAAATTGTTCCgcaaaataaagaaaacatgttacaaaatttattttcatcgTCAGGAAATAATACATAGGCAcccaatatatataataaaaaaactaaaaatccGGAAAGTGACAATCCACACACATAAGCACTACAGTATGGCCTTTTAAACAAAACACATATTTTAATAGTAGTCATTTTAGCTATACACAAAATAATACCTAATGGAATTGAactaaatattataattttatgcCCTATGTAATCAcgtctaaaaaaaataactaaatataatattccTAGAACAAATACAGTTAACAAAGGTTGATATAAATTCCATTTCAATCTATAGCTACCAATTAAATGTAATAAAACacataaaataattacaatTATACTTTCCATTACAGCAAATTCATTTATCATAACGTCACTTACATTAAATgcacttttaaaaaaatcgGCCAttgatattattataaaataaggaGCTTCTGATATTATAGCCATTAATGCATAAGaaatagataataataatgaatacTTTTGTTCTTCtaattcatcatttttttttatttccatttcatatatttctCCAACATTCGTTATATTCTCATTTTCGTATATTTCTTCAATATGTGTTTCATCCATATTTACAAATTTACTTGCATCACTTATTTTAACACTGTAAGACTCTTGCTCAAACATTTCtcaatgtatttttatattctaaaaaataatatataacaataataataaagaatatcTGTAGCAGTGATATCTTAATTTATGTACCtcaatcaaaaaaaaaaaaaaaaaaaaaaattaaaaaaacatttttatattaattttatatgcaATTCCATGTTCCTGAAatgaaatagaaatatagaaaaaaaaaaaaaaaatctatatatatatatataatatattgatatttaatatttcctttaaattaatttaaacgATATATAagcaatgaaaaaaaaaacaaaatagaCTAAATGAAAAGGTATATgcttatatataatatagaaTCCCCCTTTTAaataacaatataaaaaaaaaaaaattataaaagatgTAATATATGTAGTTGTATTCAATATATTATagtgaaataatttttaaaatattattaatattttaaaaattatttcactattttcatttaaaaaaactaaaatataataaatgaattcTATTGAACATTATTTATACCTTagttctatatatatatttaaataaatactttttttttcctttaatCTATTATAGTAAGgcaaattataaaaaattaagataaCATTTGGAACTGTCTCTTTTTTTGGTTTTTTCAATTGATTTgtactttttaaattaactTAACTAATTCAGTATGTTGAATGGACACAGTGCATATTTGGGAGTATTGCATATACTAacctttaaatttttttgaatacatatattttatatttttttctttttttttttaagactttcaattatttaaaagaaaatatactACAATAcagtttattttattttatttcaatttattttatttatttatttttttttaaatgccattaatgttttaaataatttttttaattcaatgCTAGCAAGTGaatattaattttgtatttggTGATTAATACGATATGCATTAATAAATGCATAACTAAGATtgcattttataaataatatcttATTGATAGAtgtttatcttttattttattatatttagttGTTACTAAGTTCAAGTAATCTAAATTTTGTTCTACCGgcaaatatttttgtttataacaaaaattctgtatttttatattacattttaattttaataaaaaaatatatttttttgcatATTTTTCAGCATTTTCTTCATGCATTTCTTTGTTTTCTctctattatatatttatacatagCATTAAacattcttttctttttttttaatatatctataaaatttttttttataaaatatgcaTAAATAATTCACTTTATATTAAGGTAATATAGATTAttctcatatttttttagatgTTTAATACATATTCATTGTgtgtttcatttttttttttttatgtattttaatcttaaacattttttaataaatatttcctAATATTTATGTACAAAAGCGAGAAATATTCCATATAAAAAAtcttatttagaaaaaataaaatttaataaatcgaatttatttttaaacaaaaaaaaattatcttttcTAATAGAAACTTACTTAACATCATAAAGTAATTCATTTtaaagataattttatttttttaattaaatttctttttttttttttttttttgtaatatattattaattttttttttcaaatgtCTCTTaaggaaaaaagaaaatttttcttttgtaaaaaatatatgtatgcatatatatagaaaacttttttttatgaaaatatgaataaaaatttaataagaaatagtattattttttttttttttttactttttttaattatataaaattataatttttattcatttttgattattttttaagatttctttaaaatataaaaaattgtacttttctttaatttttaaatgagcctatcacttttttttttttttttttgattgttaaatattatcttttttaactttaaaataacaatataaattcaaatatatttatatatattttgtaatatatatttttttcttttttttaaataatatatttatatcctTATATCCAAACTTTGTTTTTATACCTTATTGTAAatgtaattaataatattaacatTAATATATCTGAAGTTTGTTTTATTTCGAAAATacctatttatatatatatatatatatatatatatgtttttttttttttcttttggtttaattatgtaattatatatatatatttttataactaaATTATAGTAATTCAATAATCTTAAAAATAACTTAAGAAAATGacaaaaagaattataaaaaagtcCATACCAAATGAAAATAGAGAtcataaaagtaaaatagaaaaaaataaggaaaataactatgaagaaataaaagaaaataataacagaaatattttaacattaaataatatattagaggaaaaagaaacagaaagtaaaaaaaaagtgaaaaataaattaatatgtaaaaagaaaaatataaccAATGCTAATACAAATGAAATGAGAATTATAACAATACCAAGACAAAGAAAATCAtcagttttaaaaaattggttagaattaataaaaccAATTGTAACAAACTTAAAATTGGAAATACGAAtgaataaagataaaatagaaGTGAGAACATGTAAACTAACAGAAGATAAAAACAATTTACAAAAATCATCAGATTATATAAAAGCATATTTGCTTGGTTTTAGTATAGAAGATGCATTAGCTTTATTAAGAATTGAAGATTTATATATTGAAAGTTTTCAAATTCAAgatgtaaaaattttaaaagggGATCATTTATCTAGATGTATTGGAAGAATATGTGGCAGCAACGGATCAACAAAATATGCAATCGAAAATGCAACTAAAACAAGAATTGTAATAGCAGGAGATAAAATTCACATTTTAGGtagttataataatattaaaatggCTAGATATTCAATATGTAGCTTAATTCTTGGTTCTACTCaaggaaaaatatttaataaattaaatattttagcaaaaagattaaaagaaagattttaaattttttagtaatgaataaatttttgttttgtacatatatacaattttatgttattttagtatttgttattttattttattttatttttttaaatataagaaatatatgtttttttttaagaaaacaaaaaatatagctaaaaaattataaaatattgacctttgtaataaaaaaaaaaaaaaattaaattaccttcttttttaaaatcccAAAAGTTCAAGAATTACTTTTgcaatatttatatatctgcatttaaataaaaaatataaaaatgaaaatattattttcaaaaacaaaatttgaaaaacatttaattagatttctttaatttgtatgcaaatataaataattaaaaaaaaaagggaaaatTAGCTTTGcataaaaaattagttaTAAGATTTATgtgtatattttaaataaaaagttacGCTTCTTATAAATTCttaaatatagataaaaaaaaaaaaaatatgttatataatgtttaaattttattatatattatttcctttttcttaagaaagaaaaaaaaatattgtaaatGTTAGAAATAATTACtatgtaaatataaagagaaatatttccttaatatactttttgtttttgctttgttattttatatatatttttttttcttattaatttGATAAATTTTACAGAGATTAGTCTATTGATATTATTCTTCctttaatatagaaaaaattgaaaagaaAAGTCAAAAGTATATATTAGTTctttattatactttttatattaatacaatttttttaaaataaattgtaCATATATTCATATGTAATTCTTGATGTCTAATacttttctcttttttagtttcataaaataaaatttatcaaatttagaaatattatacttcaaaagaaatttaaaaaaaaaaatttttttttttaattttgtataCATCCTACTTTTTCTGTAATTtgcacatatatatatatatatatatatatatatatatttacactttaaaaaagaaaaaaaaataatttagtaaaattaaaaatcttAAAAATACAAGTTTATATCAAATATGTGAATTGAAAATTATAACGTAAAAAAGAAGTaaaagtttattttattttatatattccaTTTATTACACATGTCCTTGCTAGACTTTTCTAcgaatatgttttttttataaagaaatattaatatgCACAATTCCATTAGCAACAGtgacaaaataaaaaaatggaataataaattatttcctctttttaaataattatattaaaacatttattataaagttttttcacttaaattattacattttactttataaatttataattgaagattagaaaaatatttttttatatttaaattttttgttaagTAAGCATTAGTTTAGtgagataataaaaaaaaaaaaaattaatggaGACATTAtcatacttatttttatttattcaattATAGTAGCTCAAAAAATTGAATAGCTaaacttcttttttatatgtttttattttattttccattttttttttttttaacatattcATTACATCATATACGCAAATCATAATATTGTGACTTTTTATAGTTTTTtatcttatatatatttccatgtataatttttaatcatAACCTTATACATtatcttttgtttttttttttttgatattataaataagaatatatacCTTCATCACAtattaagtatatatatatatatatgattaaccttttattttatattaagtaattttttaaatatacttttatattatttattttctcttcATTATATTAAACATTTATAGTAGATATTATATGTTTACCcctattacatatatatatgtatatatatataaaatggttatagaagaaaaaatatgtatatttttattaatatacatattgataattaaagaaatagGAAGctcaaattatttaaaaaatgattttttatttaaaaatttagcaataaataaaaaaaatttagattcatcttacttttataattatgataatttGAAATGGGATGGAAAAGTAATCGCTATAGGAGATATTCATGGAGATATTGAAGGTTTAAAATTGATTTTAAAACATTCTAATTTAATAGATGAAAATGATGAATGGAGTGGAGaaaatgttttattaatacaAGTGGGAGATATTTTAGATAGAGGAATATATGGTCCACTTATTTATGACTATTTGTTtcaattacaaaaaaaagcaattataaaaaatagtaaaattattttaatattaggAAATCACGAACAACTAAATTTGTGTGGATATTTTGATTATGtcaatgaaaaagaaatacagttattttttgaaaataattatgattaCAGATTATTtagttttaataataaaaaaggaaattacTTTAAGAAATTAATTAAGCTACCTTCTATAGTAAAAGTAAACAATGCTATATTTACTCACGCAGGGATTAGCAAAAAAATGTCTCAATTtagtataaatttaataaatttaaaaacaagACTACAAATAGAGAATAAATGTAAGATGCTGAAATATGacaattataattatttaaataatgatagtGTATTATGGAATGATGATATTTCTTATAAAGTAAAGTTTAATCATCATGAGGGATGTCATgaattatttgaaatattaaaaaaatataatgcaaattatttaattgttGGTCACACTAAACAAATATCACATGAAATTGGTTCTTTTtgtgataaaaaatattttctaataGATACAGGTATGAGTTTATTTATGAATAACGATCAATCACATCCAAATTATCTTATTATAGAAAAAGGGAAATTTAAATCTATTCACTTAGTTATAGAacatagaaataaaaaaaataaaaaagaatgttCTAGAGAGATTCAATTACATAGTCCTCGTGAGAAAAAACTatgtatatatgtaaaacAAACAGATTTTTAGcaactttcatttttttttaatttattttttttgtaatatttggaaatttgttttttgtttcatttatatttatattttcactttttttttagtttattttttagtatttaTTTATCGAATTTTATTcctgaaaatataaaatatatattttcatattttgtaaaattattctttatttatttaaattagttttttgttatatataattactgttcatatttaaattaaatattagttgctaatatattttgtatgaattttttatttttaattttcttttttgtgagaattttcatttttaaataaattaaaaaataaaataaaataaattttaattaaaaatattatgcaaaaatatatttaaatagtttTACATGTCATTCTTTTAATTGAAggaaaagtaaaaaaaaaaaaattaaatagacAATACTTTCATGGTTTTTTCATCAAAATAGTATATAAATACCAAATGTTTaatatcaaataaatatCATTTAGAAATCCTTTTTAATAAAGTTAAAGGCATTATACttattttgataaattagatatttctttataaataacatcaagtattaaaaaattatagtaataataataaatattgttAGTTtctcttatttttaatattttttctttattcaaattttttacatacatatttttagcaaccatttaaatatatatattttttattttatttatgattgttttcataatattttgtatttttaaacatttttttaccATCTTTAAACGTTATATAagtttaaaagaaaaaaatatttactatATTATTATGCACTACCAtattagtaaaaaaattgattatacatatacatatatacaattttttaaagtagTATACcgtaattaatatttttatatttttttgttattattaatgaaaatctATGtgatttttttgtattatatatatatatatatatatatgaacattatttaaatataaaaaaaaaaaatatacaaagaGATATAGTTActgataaaataattattctttttaagttatagtatttaattttttttaaaatctttTGTATTTGAGGTAAATATGAATTTAAttgattaattttttttatatgttgtataatattataattttgacTTTTTAACTTATTCTTCGTATGTTCTCCAATAGATATCATATTGTCTAACTCATTCAAAGAAAATTCTAATGCACTTCTTTCTTTAAATACTtgattaatttcattattattaacaaatttattactttctttttttatatatatattacaatttaaatgtattttatcaaatgtattttttatactttgTAATTGAATTTTAAATTTGTCAAATATACTTAAATATCTAGCAATTTCTAAGGAATATGTACTATTTTTACTGAAGTAATTTCTCATTATATCTAAATTTTGTATAccatttttatgtaaattttctaattcttctattttttttttattattagatataaattcatatatatcattttcatttcttttttttgtattgaTTTCATATAAATTGATACTTTCTTTCAATtcacttaaaattttttcaaagtttatttgtaaatttctaatattttttttatattctctATAACTTACATTATCATCataatcatttaatttttcattatcatcTAGAAcactataattttttctcatttttctgtattttattaaaaataaaatttctttgcattcttcttttaatatggaaatttttttttatcattgttaatataaaatatatataatggtaCAATATATAAGTACATTTTAAGTGATCAATTTTATAAATCAAACTGTTTTAtgaacattttttaaaagtataatataataaaaacacaaaaaaatttataatcaaatatatgcatattatatatactttatataaatattaataaataaaaaacatatatatacaagagaaaaaaaataaaatttggaAAACATTAAGTTCTTTTATaatgtattttaaaaaaaataatatatatatatatatatatattattatacacaaaaagtttattttaacaaaagaaacatcttttaaaaataaagtaaacttatttttatttaaaaattaatttatttcttataatttattttatatttattactacaaaaaaaattattgtttttaaGAGCAATAATTCTatatattaaacaaaaaaaaaaaaatttatatttatttaaatttttaataggagtgtaattatataaaagaaaagaaaaaaaaagggatAAAATCTTATTTATTCTagtttattttcattaaaactTATTTgtttgatttaaaaaaaagaaaaaaaatttatatcattaaaatatCCTAGCcagataaataattataaggaaaaataaataaataatattttatagtGCTtcacaaatttttttatattattttagtaatttaaacaaatgaataaatatgtttatatttatttgaaaatcATATATGTTCagtaaaatttcttttttctttttttttttttgttatatatatattttttatttaacaaatgaattaagtttaaaaaaaacatactTTATTAACCTAAACAACAAAATAGACATATGGAAGAAAGATATCTTAagaatttacaaaaaaaatgctgtgaataaaaaaaaaaagaacattAAGAATTTGATGAGGAGATATAAcagtttaaaaaataatattttgagagagaaagaaaatgaaataattgaAATGAATGGTATAGTTGATGAATGTTTAGCGAACACCAACTTTATAGTAAAAATCCCAAATGGTCAAAAATTCTTATGCTTTATTTCCGGAAAGTTACGAATAAATAAAGTAAGAATTAACTTAGGTGATCAGGTTAAAATTCAAATTCATAAATTAGATTTTGAAAAGCGCAGAGGAAGAATAGTTTTTAGAT harbors:
- a CDS encoding small subunit rRNA processing KH domain protein, putative, whose product is MTKRIIKKSIPNENRDHKSKIEKNKENNYEEIKENNNRNILTLNNILEEKETESKKKVKNKLICKKKNITNANTNEMRIITIPRQRKSSVLKNWLELIKPIVTNLKLEIRMNKDKIEVRTCKLTEDKNNLQKSSDYIKAYLLGFSIEDALALLRIEDLYIESFQIQDVKILKGDHLSRCIGRICGSNGSTKYAIENATKTRIVIAGDKIHILGSYNNIKMARYSICSLILGSTQGKIFNKLNILAKRLKERF
- the NT3 gene encoding nucleoside transporter 3, putative, translated to MFEQESYSVKISDASKFVNMDETHIEEIYENENITNVGEIYEMEIKKNDELEEQKYSLLLSISYALMAIISEAPYFIIISMADFFKSAFNVSDVMINEFAVMESIIVIILCVLLHLIGSYRLKWNLYQPLLTVFVLGILYLVIFFRRDYIGHKIIIFSSIPLGIILCIAKMTTIKICVLFKRPYCSAYVCGLSLSGFLVFLLYILGAYVLFPDDENKFCNMFSLFCGTISVLSIICFLILFKIYNMPFAKRLEEKYRDKGLFINKNILAESFRSLNIIWKYMIAAFLTNFLTYQIYPSIFPTSIDIQKESKGLLSGVLLFGDSSARLIVHNLSSYFIKISFLSYSFVKIFRFTLLPIFVLIVIYKHYILSNLIFLISLAYIFGFTNGLISNAIFLKLPKVCNKKNKKEYLQLVPNIVYLSLLLGTTIGCLTSKIYMKILPII
- the IF1 gene encoding translation initiation factor IF-1, putative, with translation MFSKISFFFFFFCYIYIFYLTNELSLKKTYFINLNNKIDIWKKDILRIYKKNAVNKKKKNIKNLMRRYNSLKNNILREKENEIIEMNGIVDECLANTNFIVKIPNGQKFLCFISGKLRINKVRINLGDQVKIQIHKLDFEKRRGRIVFRYLQVQKKKKK
- the SHLP1 gene encoding shewanella-like protein phosphatase 1, putative — protein: MVIEEKICIFLLIYILIIKEIGSSNYLKNDFLFKNLAINKKNLDSSYFYNYDNLKWDGKVIAIGDIHGDIEGLKLILKHSNLIDENDEWSGENVLLIQVGDILDRGIYGPLIYDYLFQLQKKAIIKNSKIILILGNHEQLNLCGYFDYVNEKEIQLFFENNYDYRLFSFNNKKGNYFKKLIKLPSIVKVNNAIFTHAGISKKMSQFSINLINLKTRLQIENKCKMLKYDNYNYLNNDSVLWNDDISYKVKFNHHEGCHELFEILKKYNANYLIVGHTKQISHEIGSFCDKKYFLIDTGMSLFMNNDQSHPNYLIIEKGKFKSIHLVIEHRNKKNKKECSREIQLHSPREKKLCIYVKQTDF